One Isoptericola dokdonensis DS-3 genomic window, GACTCCGGGTTCGGCCACACGCCGGACGACGTCGCCCAGGTGCGGTCGTCGGCCGGGCTCCTGCTCGGCTACGTCCAGGACGTGCAGAACGAGACCCTCGACGTCCTGACCGGCCTGACCGACGCCGACCTGGACACCGTCGTCGACCGGTCCTGGGACCCGCCTGTGACGCTCGGGGCCCGGCTGGTCTCCGTCGCCGTCGACGCCCTCGAGCACGCCGCGCAGATCGCGTTCCTGCGCGGGGTGCTGGAGCGCACGGGTCGCGCGTAGCGACGCCGGCCCGCGGCGGTCCGTCGTGCGTCCCACCGCGCCGCCCCTGTGGGAGCATCGTCGTGTGGCCACCGAGCAGATCGCCGTCCTCTCCGACGTCCACGGCAACCTCGGCGCCCTCGACGCCGTCCTCGCGGACGTCGCGGCACGCGGCATCACGCGCGTGATCAACCTCGGCGACGACGCGGGCAAGGGTCCCCGGGGCAGCGCCGTCGTCGACCGGCTGCGCGAGGTGTGCGAGGTCGACGTGCGCGGCAACTGGGACGACTTCCTGCCGCAGATCGCCGACGACGGGCCGCCGGAGATGGTGTGGTGGCGCGACGAGCTGCGCGCCGACCAGCTCGCGTGGCTCCGGAGCAAGCCGCTGTGCCACGACCTCGTGCTCTCGGGGCGCCGCATCCGCCTGTTCCACGCGTCGGCCGCGAGCGTGCACCGCAAGGTGCACTTCCACCACACGCCCGAGGAGTTCGCTGCGATGTTCGCCGCGACCGACCTCACCGGACCTGGCCCGACGCCCGACCTGGTCGGGTACGGCGACGTCCACGACGCCTACGTGGAGACCCACCGCTCCCGCACCCTGTTCAACACGGGCAGCGTCGGCAACCCGCTCGACGAGCCGACGCCCGTCTACACGATCCTCGAGGGCGTCCCGGACGCGACCGACCCGGCGCCCTTCGGTCTCACGCACGTGCGCGTGCCCTACGACGTCGAGGCCGAGCTCGACGTCGCCCGCACGCTCGGCATGCCGAGGTACGAGGAGTGGGCGGGCGAGCTGCGCACCGGCGTGTACCGGTACTCCCCGGACGCGAACCAGGCCGAACCCGTCGGCTGACCTCTGCGACGGCACGTCGGACGCCGCGGCTAGGCTTCGCCCGTGCAGACGTTCTCGCAGGACGCGTTCGACCCCACCGTGGTCCCCGCCGGCCCGCGCCCGGCCCACGGCGAGCGGGGCACGCCGTCCTACGGCGACCACGACGTCGAGCGCTGGCACGTCGAGTCGCCCAAGTCGAAGGACCGCACCCCGTTCGAGCGGGACCGCGCCCGCGTCGTCCACTCGTCGGGCCTGCGGCGCCTCGGCGCCAAGACGCAGGTGCTCACACCCGGCAGCGACGACTTCGTGCGCACCCGCCTGACGCACTCCCTGGAGGTCGCGCAGGTCGGCCGCGAGATGGGGCGCGCGCTCGGCTGCGACCCCGACCTCGTCGACACCGCCTGCCTCACCCACGACATCGGCCACCCCCCGTTCGGCCACAACGGCGAACGGGCGCTCGCCGAGCTCGCCGCCGACGTCGGCGGCTTCGAGGGCAACGCGCAGACCCTGCGGCTCCTCACCCGGCTCGAACCGAAGATCGTCGCCGACGACGGCGCGCCCCGCGGCCTCAACCTCACGCGCGCCTCCCTCGACGCGAGCGTCAAGTACCCCTGGCGGCTCGGCGCGGGACCGGCTCGACCCGACGGCCGCCCCACGCACAAGTTCGGCGTCTACCCCGACGACGCCGCGGTGTTCGCCTGGCTGCGCGAGGGCGCCCCCGCCGGCGGCGTGCGCTGCATGGAGGCGCAGGTCATGGACCTCGCCGACGACATCAGCTACTCCGTGCACGACGTCGAGGACGCCGTCGTCGGCAGCCGCCTCGACCTGCGCGTGCTCGACGACGCCGACGAGCGTCGGCGTGTCGTCGAGCACGTGCGCGCCTGGTACGGCGACTGGCACGACCCCGACGCCCTCGACGCCGCCCTGTGCCGCCTGCGGGACA contains:
- a CDS encoding mycothiol transferase, which translates into the protein MEGIEVLEDLYARIGPTVRRAVDGLSPEALTARLDPEANTIGWLAWHVGRGQDLQVSAALGREQVWTAGRWDEKFDLPFGPQDSGFGHTPDDVAQVRSSAGLLLGYVQDVQNETLDVLTGLTDADLDTVVDRSWDPPVTLGARLVSVAVDALEHAAQIAFLRGVLERTGRA
- a CDS encoding metallophosphoesterase family protein; the encoded protein is MATEQIAVLSDVHGNLGALDAVLADVAARGITRVINLGDDAGKGPRGSAVVDRLREVCEVDVRGNWDDFLPQIADDGPPEMVWWRDELRADQLAWLRSKPLCHDLVLSGRRIRLFHASAASVHRKVHFHHTPEEFAAMFAATDLTGPGPTPDLVGYGDVHDAYVETHRSRTLFNTGSVGNPLDEPTPVYTILEGVPDATDPAPFGLTHVRVPYDVEAELDVARTLGMPRYEEWAGELRTGVYRYSPDANQAEPVG
- a CDS encoding deoxyguanosinetriphosphate triphosphohydrolase codes for the protein MVPAGPRPAHGERGTPSYGDHDVERWHVESPKSKDRTPFERDRARVVHSSGLRRLGAKTQVLTPGSDDFVRTRLTHSLEVAQVGREMGRALGCDPDLVDTACLTHDIGHPPFGHNGERALAELAADVGGFEGNAQTLRLLTRLEPKIVADDGAPRGLNLTRASLDASVKYPWRLGAGPARPDGRPTHKFGVYPDDAAVFAWLREGAPAGGVRCMEAQVMDLADDISYSVHDVEDAVVGSRLDLRVLDDADERRRVVEHVRAWYGDWHDPDALDAALCRLRDTGYLVTEFDGSRRALAALKDATSQLIGRFSGAAQRATRDRYGDGPLTRYAARLVVPDETADEILALKGVAVAYVMAPREAEPVYTAQREIVAELVEVLTDRAPVALEPQFAADWREAADDAARLRVVVDQVASLTDVSATQLHARLVRGEG